The proteins below are encoded in one region of Phaseolus vulgaris cultivar G19833 chromosome 1, P. vulgaris v2.0, whole genome shotgun sequence:
- the LOC137813623 gene encoding protein NETWORKED 3C-like: MMTHLFMENKDPGSWSSAPIYQSQWLQTTISDLDEKLDAMKTILDGDDSPKELIHCKWREDLIEMLEDFGQSYRVLAIAYNQLKLKSSQGTFQSGSLSSSGTSKTICYICNKRTTGKLKDKNLKEGWNHQPKYSLEHSNIKFDRSNLGFDLSKKQGDECSLEHSNIKFDRSILGFDLSNKQGDEFHELLSAGTCSKKLNPERRDIQMEDRMTKFSTTEDASEKIDDSELNQRTEDPLMTSFKCDKLWSTLMYQTKLTQDNLHQLVELVQRNDEKRETIRRLRLKVETLKSENKALQISLTHSNADSECDQPQISRGVRSTSKDFKIEYSTQAINTYK, translated from the exons ATGATGACACATTTGTTCATGGAGAATAAAGATCCCGGATCATGGAGTTCTGCTCCTATCTACCAGTCTCAATGGCTTCAAACAACCATATCAG ATTTGGATGAGAAATTGGATGCTATGAAGACCATTTTAGATGGTGACGATTCTCCAAAAGAACTCATACATTGCAAATGGAGAGAAGACCTCATAGAGATGCTTGAAGATTTTGGCCAATCTTACCGTGTATTAGCCATAGCATATAACCAActgaagctcaaaagctctcagGGTACCTTTCAATCTGGATCTTTATCATCTTCTGGTACATCAAAAACCATTTGTTATATCTGCAATAAAAGAACAACAGGTAAACTGAAAGATAAAAATCTCAAGGAGGGCTGGAATCACCAACCAAAATATTCATTGGAGCATTCCAATATCAAATTTGATCGTAGTAACCTTGGTTTTGATCTTTCAAAAAAGCAAGGAGATGAATGTTCCTTGGAGCACTCCAATATCAAATTTGATCGTAGTATCCTTGGTTTTGATCTTTCAAACAAGCAAGGAGATGAATTCCATGAATTGTTATCAGCAGGCACATGCAGCAAGAAATTAAACCCAGAACGCAGAGACATTCAAATGGAGGACAGAATGACAAAATTTTCAACCACTGAAGATGCTTCTGAGAAGATTGATGATTCGGAATTAAATCAGAGAACTGAAGATCCTCTAATGACCAGTTTCAAATGTGACAAGTTGTGGTCTACACTAATGTATCAAACAAAACTTACACAGGACAATCTGCACCAGTTGGTAGAGCTGGTCCAAAGAAATGATGAAAAGAGAGAAACCATCAGAAGGCTTCGACTAAAGGTGGAAACTTTGAAGAGTGAGAATAAGGCCCTCCAGATTTCTTTAACCCACTCCAATGCTGATTCAGAATGTGATCAACCACAGATATCAAGAGGAGTAAGATCTACAAGCAAGGACTTCAAAATCGAGTATTCTACACAAGCAATCAACACTTACAAATAA